A part of Candidatus Neomarinimicrobiota bacterium genomic DNA contains:
- a CDS encoding histidinol-phosphate transaminase, translating to MALVPSYIQNLANYVPGKPIEEVQRELGLDHVDKLASNENSLGPSPKAIEAMEKSLSGLHRYPDVSGFELRTKLANRFNIKIENVILGGGSEGIMSTIMRTFLLSDDELVSAANSFIGFRVLANASGRKVHWVPMKNHRYDLEAMAKKVTDYTKIIYIANPDNPMGTYITREEFDEFYTHIPARVLIILDEAYYEFAQSKTDFPDSMAYRYDNVITLRTFSKAYGLAGLRIGYGFAHKELIRNLMKVKEPFSPSLIAHIAGSAAMNDDEFLSRTLAINEAGYTFLKDQLTSLGIETVPSVANFITTIWLSQEQAKEVTQSLLNKGVIVRNLKAFGWPNCIRISIGTAEENGRFIQALKSIL from the coding sequence ATGGCGCTCGTTCCATCCTATATCCAGAATCTCGCCAATTATGTCCCCGGGAAACCCATTGAAGAGGTCCAACGAGAATTAGGGTTGGATCATGTGGATAAATTAGCATCCAATGAAAATTCGTTGGGACCATCCCCAAAAGCAATCGAAGCAATGGAGAAATCTTTATCAGGTCTTCATCGTTATCCTGATGTTTCCGGTTTTGAACTAAGAACCAAACTGGCCAACCGATTCAATATAAAAATAGAAAATGTGATCTTAGGTGGTGGCAGTGAAGGTATTATGTCCACTATTATGCGGACATTTTTACTCAGCGATGACGAATTGGTTTCAGCCGCAAACTCATTCATCGGTTTCCGCGTTTTGGCCAATGCCTCCGGGCGAAAGGTCCACTGGGTACCCATGAAAAACCATCGTTATGACTTGGAAGCTATGGCAAAAAAAGTTACAGACTATACCAAAATCATTTATATTGCCAATCCCGATAATCCCATGGGGACTTACATAACCCGGGAAGAATTTGACGAATTTTATACACATATCCCGGCACGAGTCCTTATCATATTAGACGAAGCTTATTATGAATTCGCCCAGTCCAAAACAGACTTCCCAGACTCCATGGCCTATCGCTATGATAATGTCATTACATTGCGGACATTTTCAAAAGCATACGGGTTGGCGGGATTGCGGATTGGCTATGGCTTTGCACACAAAGAACTCATTCGCAACCTGATGAAAGTAAAAGAACCATTTTCACCTTCGCTTATCGCTCACATTGCCGGTTCAGCCGCCATGAATGATGATGAATTTTTAAGTAGAACATTGGCCATTAATGAAGCAGGATATACATTTTTGAAAGACCAACTCACATCCTTGGGAATTGAAACTGTCCCGTCTGTTGCCAATTTTATTACCACTATATGGCTGTCTCAAGAACAGGCGAAAGAAGTTACCCAATCCTTGCTAAACAAAGGCGTCATTGTGAGAAACCTAAAGGCATTCGGATGGCCCAATTGTATCCGTATATCCATCGGTACCGCCGAAGAAAACGGCCGATTTATTCAGGCTCTAAAATCAATTCTATAA
- the hppD gene encoding 4-hydroxyphenylpyruvate dioxygenase: MNNYKINAFDHCELYVSNAKQAAHYYRSCLGFQPIGYKGLETGSRDKVSYVMKQNQVRFVLSSPLSPGTEMGLHIDKHGDGVKDVSFSVDNAENAWKETTSRGAESVSKPKLIEDEKGEAVVATIKTYGDTTHTFVERNNYNGVFLPGYEVMDVDMVADPVGIVHIDHVVGNQPDGVMQPVCDFYEKVFGWHRFWSVDDKDVSTEYTSLRSVVMANENEKIKMPINEPADGLKKSQIQEFVDFYEGAGVQHIAMSSRDIIETVKKLRAKGVDFLPTPQSYYDTLIERVGEFEEDIKILAELGILVDADENGYMLQIFTKPIQDRPTLFYEIIQRKGSNSFGKGNFKALFESIEREQALRGNL; encoded by the coding sequence ATGAATAATTATAAAATTAACGCATTTGACCACTGTGAACTGTATGTGAGCAATGCCAAGCAGGCGGCCCATTATTACCGTAGCTGTCTCGGATTTCAGCCCATTGGTTATAAAGGGCTTGAAACGGGTAGCCGTGATAAAGTCAGTTATGTGATGAAACAGAATCAAGTTCGATTTGTGTTGAGTTCTCCCTTGAGCCCAGGAACAGAAATGGGCCTCCACATTGATAAGCATGGGGATGGAGTAAAGGATGTTTCTTTCTCTGTAGATAATGCAGAAAATGCATGGAAGGAAACCACTTCTCGAGGGGCTGAAAGTGTAAGTAAACCAAAATTGATCGAGGATGAAAAAGGTGAAGCAGTCGTTGCCACCATCAAAACTTATGGCGATACCACCCATACTTTTGTTGAGCGAAATAATTATAATGGAGTCTTTCTTCCCGGCTACGAAGTGATGGATGTGGATATGGTTGCAGACCCAGTAGGCATCGTCCATATTGATCATGTGGTGGGGAATCAACCTGATGGCGTTATGCAACCAGTTTGTGATTTTTATGAAAAGGTATTTGGCTGGCATCGGTTTTGGTCCGTGGATGACAAGGATGTCTCCACCGAATACACCTCTCTCCGTTCAGTCGTAATGGCCAATGAAAATGAAAAAATTAAAATGCCCATTAACGAGCCGGCGGATGGATTAAAAAAATCCCAGATCCAAGAATTTGTAGATTTCTATGAAGGGGCAGGCGTTCAACACATTGCCATGTCGTCCCGGGATATCATAGAGACTGTCAAAAAATTAAGAGCCAAAGGAGTTGACTTTTTACCCACACCTCAATCCTATTATGATACCCTTATAGAAAGGGTTGGCGAATTTGAAGAGGATATCAAAATCCTCGCTGAATTGGGTATTTTAGTAGATGCAGATGAAAACGGATATATGCTCCAGATATTCACCAAACCGATCCAGGATCGCCCCACCTTGTTTTACGAAATCATTCAGCGGAAAGGATCCAACAGCTTTGGTAAAGGTAATTTTAAAGCCCTTTTTGAATCCATCGAAAGAGAACAGGCCCTTCGCGGTAACCTATAA
- a CDS encoding fumarylacetoacetate hydrolase family protein — protein sequence MKFITYSENNNTEHRFGFKIEDRIVDVTRAAKWINQNNGNDIFLSLPSSLKETLSNWDQNFSLLKKLDFEVSKGDLDALSQAESDLVILPPIPDPPSFRDFYAFEQHVLSARKLRGLDMNPDWYKLAIFYFSNPNCGYGHGAEIPYPLQTTELDFELEFAVIIGNGGSNIKAENAGEVIAGYTILNDWSSRNLQREEMPMSLGPAKGKDFASSFGPYMVTTDELEDAWGEDGKLHLRMTCHVNGKKISDGNTNDLYHSFGEMIERASMNTKLVPGEYIGSGTVGTGCILELRPENTGGWIEKGDVVTLEVERLGILENKIV from the coding sequence ATGAAATTCATTACTTACTCAGAAAATAATAATACCGAACACCGATTCGGGTTTAAGATTGAGGACAGGATTGTAGATGTCACGCGCGCAGCGAAGTGGATTAACCAAAATAATGGGAATGATATATTTCTTTCCCTTCCAAGTTCCTTGAAAGAAACCCTTTCGAATTGGGATCAGAATTTTTCTCTTTTGAAAAAATTAGATTTCGAAGTTTCTAAAGGTGACTTGGATGCATTATCCCAAGCTGAATCTGATTTGGTCATTTTACCTCCCATTCCCGACCCACCGTCATTCCGAGATTTTTATGCATTTGAGCAACACGTCCTTTCTGCACGAAAACTCCGTGGACTAGACATGAATCCCGATTGGTACAAATTAGCCATATTCTATTTTTCCAATCCTAATTGCGGTTATGGTCATGGTGCAGAAATTCCATATCCTTTACAAACGACTGAGCTGGATTTTGAATTGGAGTTCGCCGTCATCATTGGTAACGGTGGTTCTAACATTAAAGCTGAAAATGCGGGTGAGGTGATTGCCGGTTATACTATTTTAAATGATTGGTCTTCTCGCAACCTCCAGCGTGAAGAAATGCCCATGAGTCTCGGGCCAGCAAAGGGTAAGGATTTTGCCTCAAGTTTTGGTCCATATATGGTAACTACCGACGAACTTGAAGATGCTTGGGGCGAAGATGGGAAACTCCACTTACGCATGACGTGTCATGTGAATGGTAAGAAAATTTCAGACGGAAATACAAACGACCTTTATCACTCTTTTGGTGAAATGATTGAACGGGCCAGCATGAATACAAAATTAGTCCCGGGAGAATATATCGGTTCAGGAACTGTTGGCACCGGCTGCATTTTAGAACTCCGTCCCGAAAATACCGGTGGTTGGATTGAAAAAGGTGATGTAGTTACATTAGAAGTTGAACGACTGGGAATTTTAGAGAATAAAATAGTGTAG
- a CDS encoding homogentisate 1,2-dioxygenase — MPFYQSRGQLPKKRHIQFKDVDGNLYWEELISREGFSHIHSNVYHAQPPTTVNKVGNLSPLKLEAWDQEHRHHHINTRGLKHDGDAISSRIPLFFNSDVILSKATASNSMDYLYRNGNYDECIFVHGGAGKLKTNFGSLELKYGDYAIIPRGVIWQLDVSESMELFIIETAGPIETPNRYRNKLGQLLEHSPYSERDIKTPSFEAPKTEGPIEVKVRLTQGIQSYEYKNHPFDIVGWDGFYFPWVFNVNDFMPITGKVHQPPPVHQAFQAPGLVICNFVSRLFDYHPEAVPAPYAHSNVDSDEILYYVEGDFMSRKGVEQGSITYHPMGLPHGPQPGKIEASLGAKEANEIAVMVDTFKPLMMTKAAAKIDDANYPYSWQDEK, encoded by the coding sequence ATGCCATTTTACCAATCCCGTGGACAATTACCTAAAAAACGCCACATTCAATTCAAGGATGTTGACGGCAATCTCTATTGGGAAGAACTCATTAGCCGAGAAGGATTCAGCCACATTCACTCCAATGTATATCATGCTCAGCCACCGACCACTGTTAATAAAGTTGGCAATCTTTCTCCACTCAAACTTGAAGCATGGGATCAGGAACACCGCCATCACCATATTAATACGCGAGGGCTAAAACATGATGGCGATGCCATTTCATCCCGTATTCCATTATTTTTTAATTCAGATGTAATCCTTTCTAAAGCTACAGCTTCAAATTCCATGGATTATCTCTATCGAAATGGAAATTATGACGAATGTATTTTTGTTCACGGCGGTGCTGGAAAACTCAAAACAAATTTTGGTTCATTAGAATTAAAGTATGGCGATTATGCCATTATCCCCCGTGGTGTTATCTGGCAATTGGATGTGTCCGAATCCATGGAATTATTCATTATAGAAACAGCAGGTCCGATTGAAACACCCAATCGCTATCGCAATAAACTTGGGCAATTATTAGAGCATTCCCCTTACAGTGAACGGGACATAAAAACACCGTCATTCGAAGCACCTAAAACCGAAGGCCCAATTGAAGTCAAAGTGCGATTAACCCAAGGAATTCAATCTTATGAATACAAAAACCATCCATTTGATATCGTTGGCTGGGACGGTTTTTATTTTCCATGGGTATTTAATGTGAATGACTTTATGCCTATTACTGGAAAGGTCCATCAACCACCACCAGTTCATCAAGCATTTCAAGCACCGGGATTGGTGATTTGCAATTTTGTTTCACGCCTTTTTGATTATCATCCCGAGGCAGTGCCGGCGCCCTATGCCCACAGCAATGTAGATTCTGATGAAATACTCTATTATGTAGAAGGTGATTTCATGAGCCGCAAAGGTGTTGAGCAAGGATCCATTACCTATCATCCCATGGGCTTGCCCCACGGCCCCCAACCTGGAAAAATTGAGGCATCATTAGGTGCCAAAGAAGCGAACGAAATCGCCGTAATGGTTGACACCTTTAAACCGTTAATGATGACAAAAGCAGCCGCAAAAATTGATGACGCTAATTATCCATATTCATGGCAGGATGAAAAATGA
- a CDS encoding flavin reductase family protein: protein MIIDPKQQAFKDNYKLMIGSILPRPIAFVATRSKNGVDNLAPFSFFNGVCSNPPTISFCPVRRGADGDIKDTLRNIRDTNVFALNIVSESFASEMVTTATEFPPEVSEFEVSGLTPVPCEKIDAMRVGEAKISFECELNQIIEIGDGSPGSGFLVLGTIILFHVDDNLYDNGRIDLEKLQPIGRLAGANGYCRISDRFEIERQILPK, encoded by the coding sequence ATGATTATAGATCCAAAACAACAAGCATTTAAGGACAACTATAAACTAATGATTGGATCCATATTGCCGCGACCAATTGCATTTGTAGCTACCCGATCTAAAAATGGTGTAGATAATCTTGCTCCTTTTTCATTTTTTAATGGTGTGTGCTCAAATCCACCAACCATTTCTTTTTGTCCGGTGAGGCGTGGTGCCGATGGTGACATAAAAGATACTCTTAGAAATATTCGGGATACAAATGTCTTTGCATTGAATATTGTTAGTGAATCCTTCGCATCAGAAATGGTTACAACTGCGACAGAATTCCCGCCTGAAGTGAGTGAATTTGAAGTCTCGGGTCTTACGCCTGTTCCATGCGAAAAAATTGATGCTATGCGTGTAGGTGAGGCCAAAATATCATTTGAATGTGAATTAAATCAAATAATTGAAATTGGTGATGGAAGTCCAGGAAGTGGATTCCTTGTATTGGGCACTATTATACTTTTTCACGTGGATGATAATTTGTATGACAATGGCCGAATTGACCTAGAAAAGCTTCAACCAATCGGTCGTCTGGCAGGTGCCAATGGCTATTGTCGTATATCTGATCGTTTTGAAATTGAACGACAGATTCTACCCAAATAA